Sequence from the Thermocoleostomius sinensis A174 genome:
TGAGTTTGTGTTTCCTCAAAGCGGGTTGCCAAACAGCGCTCAAAGATTTCTCCGGTTCCAGCCTCCACATCCTGAACCAACTGTTGATAGATTTGTTCTTTAGACCGCAGTTTGCCTTTCAGCGTAATTTCCACAATTTGATTGATTACAGCAAGATAGCGATCGGCAAATGGGCGAGCATCGGGAGAGGAAGCGTCGGATGGCATGAGTTCAACCTCGATTCAACCTTGAATTCAACAAGAATCTGATATTCAGAGTAGCAAATTCAAGGCAATTACCTCTTCTGGGGTTTAATGGTGACGTTCAAGCCAAGATTTCCATTGGGGCGAGGGCAAAATCAGGGACAACGGCCGATTGGATTCGATCGGCTCCGCTGTACACCTTGTCTTCGTAGAGTTTACTAACCCGTTGGCAGGAGATTGGTGTTAGTCTCATACCTAAATTCAACAACGCCCCCGCATCCCTAATCCGTCTGTGTAAGCGCGAATCCGGGTTTGCAGTTGGCTAAAGTCAAAGTATTTGACTCGTCCTGTACTCGTTGCGTAGGTATTCCAGCCAAAGACGATTGCCATCGATACTAGCAGCGGTACACTGAAGCTCACGAGTAAATCACCACCGAATGGAATTGCCAACCACGGACTAAAATCAGGTTTGGGAAAGAATAGTGCTCCGGCGGCAATTCCGATGACGGCACTCCAGAAGGCCACTGCACCTGTTAGTTGCGACGAATATAACCCGTAGAGAATCGGGAAAATTGCACCTGCACAAACTAAGTCTGCTAACAAAAACAAATACAGCACGTTATAACCTTGTGCGGCAATTAGCACCGCTATTAGCCCGATTGATACGACCAAAAATCGGGAAATACGAAGCAATCCAGGCGATCGTAATTGTGGAAAAAAACGAATTAAATCTAGTGTGAAGACACTAGTGATGCCATTGAGCAATGTATCTAGACTGCTCATCACCAATGCTAACGCCAGAATTAAAACTATGATCGTGAACCATGCTGGCAGAGAAAGTGCTTGAATTAACGAAAAGAAGGCTCGATCATCGGTGAATCCTAGTCCAGCCGCAAAAATACCAAGCCAGCCAGCAATAAACAACATGGGTAATATCACTAAAAATGAGGTTAGAAACGAACGCTTTACAACTTGATTATTGCGACAAGCATAAATTCGCTGCCAATTTCCCTGGTTAAACATCTCTGCTGCTAATACAGCAATCACAAGCGTTGCGCCAAATTTTATACCAGGAAGATTGCCAAAGGACAACAGGTCAGGCGTAGTCGATCGCACAGGTTCCAGCGCGACCCCCACCCCACCCAGAGCAGTTACTGTCACGATCAAGCTCAGGAGCAACAACGGCACGATTACAATCAATTGAACCGCATCGGTAAAAATGGTCGTTCCCAAGCCGCCATAAGTCGTATAAACAAACACAGCAGTAATCACCACCAGCGCCGTCCAGCCCAACGGCACATCTGCCATAATCTGTACCGCTTTGGCAATGGCTGTCAACTCGGCCGCCAAGTAAATAAACATGTAAAATACAATAATTGTCAGTGTTAACCCGTACATGGCGTTGCCAAATCGATATAGCACATACTCATTCAGCGAATGCCCGTATGGCATTAACCGACGAATGCGGGGGCCAATGCCGGCAAATACAGCAGCTGGCGTCGCTTGACCAATACAGTAGCCAATAATGCCAACCAGCCCACTGGTCGCACCAACTTCGGGCGGACTAAACAAAATCCACGCCCCCATTGCAGAGGCAACGATGGTTGCAAACGCCATCCAACTGCCAAACTGATTACGGCTGACCATATAGTCTTCCAGATCAATCACCTGCTTGCTGGCATGGAGAAGACCTAGTAGCGCAAAAATACCGGCTGTCACCAAGGTAACTAACAGCGCGATCGCTCCAATTGACATGTGTCCTTCAACCCCTTCAGTCTAGAATTAACAGGGCTAGAGGCAAAAAGCCATGAGAGGTAGAAACGAACCCGTCTCTAGATGAAATCTCGACTCGTGCTTCCCTTCGCTGGCATTACCCAGTCTCAGGTTCCGAGGGTGTAATCTCAGCCTGGCATTTAGCATCAGGCACCCCTAGCTTGAGGTTAATCATAGCATTGTCGATCGTCGCATTCACAAAAATTGCTAGTAATTCTTGATGAATAATTCATTGCCTTTAGGCGCATACTTGCGACCGTAGTTGTTCATGCCGTACTGTAGCTTCCACTCTTCTATGATCTTGGCAAAGCTAAATAGCTCTCGAATTTCTGGAGAATCGTCATAGGTAATCAGCCAGCGATGGGAACATTGTTTCATGCATTCAGCAAAGCGATGATGATCGAACGAAGTGTGCAAATCGCCTTTAATGCCATAGAGTTTGGATTTGGATGCTTTCCAGTAGGGCGGATCGAGAAACAGAAATACTTGTTTTCCCTCGGCTTGCAATAGACTTTCATAGTCTCCCCAAGTGATTTTCGTATTGACCAAATAGGGCGTTATTTGCCTTAGGCGATCGATTGATGACCAAGTAAATCGCGTTTCAAACGCCTGCTGAGAATAGCCGCCCGAATCCATCACACCAGAAAAGGTAATGCGATTCATAATAAAAAAACGAACAGCCCGATCGAACGCAGATGAAACTGATTTAGGTTCTTTTAATTTGGTATACAGTTCACGACCATCAGAATAGGTTTGTTTCAATACGGTGATGGCCGATAACAATCGATCGATGTCTGTTCTTGCGACTTTCCAGAAACAGTACAGATCATAATTTAAGTCATTAATCCAATAACTATATGCAGTAGACTGTCGCAGCGAGCTAATTGCCAAAAAGACCGAACCACCTCCGATGAACGGCTCGCGAAATTCAGTAATATCACTAGGAATTTGCGGCAAAATTCGATCGATCGCTTTAGATTTTCCACCCGGATAGCGTAACGGGCTTCTCACAAACGATATTGACTGGTTCATCGAGTGACGATAGAGGTGAGCACAATTGGGGTAAACAAAATTGTAGAAGAGTAACGGTGTAGAGGGCGCAAAAAATTATGAAGCATTGCTGCTTGAGTGTGTACCTGCTGAGATTCACCTGAAAGAGAGCTTGAAAGTCAATGCTAGGCTGATAAGCTAGAAAGCATGAATGTACAAAACTCTGGATTTATTTATAGTTTTTTCAAGAATCTATAGTTAACGGCTAATATAGGGGCATCAATCTCTTCAATGCTGCAAGACGCTTCCAAAATCGGTCTTCGTTAGGGTGAAGGTAGGTATAGGTACTCGCGGGGTTTGTCCATGCAGGAACGATCTCCAGATTTTGCTTTCAGGTAAATCAGGTAGCCAAGTTAGATATGGAAGCTGATATGAGCCAGTCTCGTGAAGAACTGTTTGAAGAAGTGAGGCAACTGCGGTTGCGCGTCGCAGAACTTGAAACACAGTTGGCGGCTCAGTCCACTCCGGCAGTCGATCGAATCACCGATGGTTTCCTAGTTATCGATCGCGACTGGAAAATTGTTTACCTCAATCACTATCTTGAAACCGTCATTGACAGACCCCGGATTGACTTGATTGGGAAAAATGTGTGGCAGGAATATCCGCAGTTGGTAGATTCTGACATCTATCACAACTATCATGAGGCAATGTTGACAGGGCGTCCTATTCACTTTGAAGCGTTTGAGCAGGTTTTTCATCGCTGGTGGGAAATTCACGTTTATCCTGATGCAACAGGGCTATCTATCTTCATCAAAAATATTGATGAGCGCAAGCAGATTGAAACAGAGCAACAAGCGTTACTTGCAGAACTAACCGCCCTACAGGCGCGGTATGCCGTGGCAGATCAAGTTAGTCATCAAGTTCTCTACGAGTGGAATGTTAAGGCCGATCAAATCCTATGGGGAGCCAACACAGAACGAATTTTGGGCTATCCGGGTCCTGTCATGCCACAAACGTTAGATCAATGGCTGGTCTTGGTTCACCCAGACGATCGCCCGCTCACACGTCGCACAATTGAGCAATCTTTGGCTGAATGTTCTTGCCTCCGAGCAGAATATCGGGTTCGTCATGATCAGGGACATTATGTTTGGATTAGCGATCAATGCCAGTTGTTGTTGCACCCTGACGGCAGCGTCGATCGCGCTGTTGGGGCGATTGTAGACATTACCGATCGCAAACAAGCAGAACAAACCCTGCGCGAGCAAGAAGAACTCTTTCGCCAAATTACTGAAACAATTCAGGAAGTTTTCTTCATTTGCGCCGCAGACTATAGCCAAATGTTTTACATCAGCCCGTCCTACGAATCCATTTGGGGACGTTCTTGCGAGAGCCTCTACCAAAATCCAGCAGCTTGGCTCGATTCAATTCATCCTCAAGATCGTAATCGCGTGGTGGTTGCCCTAGAGCAACAAGCTCAAGCAGATTCCTTTTCTCAGGAATACCGAATTATTCGACCTGATGGCTCAATTCGCTGGATTTTCAGTCGATTGTCGTTCATTCGGAATCAATCAGGAGAACTCTACCGCATTGCTGGAATTGCCGAAGATATTACCCAACGCAGACAGACCCAAAACGCTCTCAATGAATTGGCAGAATTCAACCAACACCTGATTGATAGCATCCAAGAAGGTGTCATTGTCTACGGACTAGATTTTCGCTATTTGGTGTGGAACCGAGCCATGGAACAGATGAGCGGTTTACGAGCCAGTACCGTTTTGGGCAAACGACCGCTGGAGGTGTTTCCATTTCTAGAAGAAACTGGCATCTATCAACTGTTGCTTCGATCGCTTGCTGGGGAAACGATTACGGCTCCAGATATCTATTTCCACATCCC
This genomic interval carries:
- a CDS encoding sodium:solute symporter family transporter — protein: MSIGAIALLVTLVTAGIFALLGLLHASKQVIDLEDYMVSRNQFGSWMAFATIVASAMGAWILFSPPEVGATSGLVGIIGYCIGQATPAAVFAGIGPRIRRLMPYGHSLNEYVLYRFGNAMYGLTLTIIVFYMFIYLAAELTAIAKAVQIMADVPLGWTALVVITAVFVYTTYGGLGTTIFTDAVQLIVIVPLLLLSLIVTVTALGGVGVALEPVRSTTPDLLSFGNLPGIKFGATLVIAVLAAEMFNQGNWQRIYACRNNQVVKRSFLTSFLVILPMLFIAGWLGIFAAGLGFTDDRAFFSLIQALSLPAWFTIIVLILALALVMSSLDTLLNGITSVFTLDLIRFFPQLRSPGLLRISRFLVVSIGLIAVLIAAQGYNVLYLFLLADLVCAGAIFPILYGLYSSQLTGAVAFWSAVIGIAAGALFFPKPDFSPWLAIPFGGDLLVSFSVPLLVSMAIVFGWNTYATSTGRVKYFDFSQLQTRIRAYTDGLGMRGRC
- a CDS encoding DNA adenine methylase; its protein translation is MSFVRSPLRYPGGKSKAIDRILPQIPSDITEFREPFIGGGSVFLAISSLRQSTAYSYWINDLNYDLYCFWKVARTDIDRLLSAITVLKQTYSDGRELYTKLKEPKSVSSAFDRAVRFFIMNRITFSGVMDSGGYSQQAFETRFTWSSIDRLRQITPYLVNTKITWGDYESLLQAEGKQVFLFLDPPYWKASKSKLYGIKGDLHTSFDHHRFAECMKQCSHRWLITYDDSPEIRELFSFAKIIEEWKLQYGMNNYGRKYAPKGNELFIKNY